The following proteins are co-located in the Castanea sativa cultivar Marrone di Chiusa Pesio chromosome 8, ASM4071231v1 genome:
- the LOC142607898 gene encoding protein DETOXIFICATION 12-like — MGEITEKSMEESLLLKEKSEIVKIESVTWSALTQELKRVGCIAAPMVAVTLTQNLMQVISLMMVGHLGELSLSSTAIAISLAGVTGFSLLFGMASALETLCGQAYGAEQYRKLGIQTHTAIFSLTLVCFPVSLLWIYMGKLLSLIGQDPLISYEAGKFIVWLIPTLFASAALQPFIRFFQTQSLIMPMLGCACVSLCLHVPISWVLIFKSGLDNLGAAVALGISNWLNVILLGLYMKYSSACEKTRVPVSMELFQGIREFFRFAIPSAIMMCLEWWSYELLILLSGLSPNPQLETSVLSICLTTISTLYAMPYGLGAAVSTRVSNELGAGNPQAARIAVFAGLSFGITEACILSTTLFAGRHIFGYSFSNVKEVVDYVTAMAPLICLSITVDGVKGVLSGVARGCGWQHIGANVNLGAYYICGIPTAAMLGFWLQLRGRGLWIGIQTGAIVQVVLLSIITSCTNWEKQARKARERLFEPRN, encoded by the exons ATGGGGGAGATCACAGAGAAAAGCATGGAAGAGAGTTTATTACTGAAAGAGAAATCAGAAATAGTGAAAATCGAAAGTGTAACATGGAGTGCTTTGACTCAGGAGTTGAAGAGAGTGGGATGCATCGCAGCACCCATGGTGGCTGTGACTTTAACCCAGAACTTGATGCAAGttatttcattgatgatggtGGGTCACCTGGGTGAGCTTTCTCTCTCTAGCACTGCCATAGCCATCTCTCTCGCTGGTGTCACCGGCTTTAGTCTTCTT TTTGGAATGGCAAGTGCACTAGAAACCCTATGTGGGCAAGCTTATGGAGCTGAGCAGTATCGAAAGCTTGGAATCCAGACACACACAGCTATATTTTCTCTAACCTTAGTCTGTTTCCCTGTGTCTTTGTTATGGATTTACATGGGAAAGCTACTTAGTCTCATTGGCCAAGACCCTCTAATTTCATATGAAGCTGGTAAATTCATTGTTTGGCTTATTCCTACACTCTTTGCTTCCGCTGCTCTTCAACCATTTATTAGATTTTTCCAGACACAAAGTTTGATCATGCCCATGCTTGGGTGCGCTTGTGTTAGTCTTTGTTTACACGTACCTATAAGTTGGGTTTTGATATTCAAGTCTGGCTTGGATAACCTTGGAGCAGCAGTGGCACTCGGTATTTCTAACTGGTTGAATGTCATTTTACTTGGATTATATATGAAGTACTCTTCTGCTTGTGAAAAAACCCGTGTCCCTGTTTCAATGGAGTTGTTCCAAGGAATAAGAGAGTTCTTTCGCTTTGCTATTCCTTCTGCCATAATGATGTG CCTTGAATGGTGGTCGTATGAGCTTCTCATTTTGCTATCTGGGCTTTCACCTAATCCGCAGCTTGAAACTTCAGTTCTTTCTATATG TCTCACTACCATCTCAACACTCTATGCAATGCCTTATGGACTTGGTGCTGCAGTAAG CACTAGAGTTTCAAATGAATTAGGAGCTGGAAACCCACAAGCTGCTAGGATAGCCGTCTTTGCTGGGTTATCTTTTGGAATCACTGAGGCTTGCATATTAAGCACAACCCTCTTTGCCGGCCGGCATATTTTTGGTTACAGTTTTAGCAACGTGAAGGAAGTTGTGGACTATGTCACAGCCATGGCTCCTCTGATTTGTCTATCCATAACAGTGGACGGCGTTAAAGGGGTACTTTCAG GTGTTGCTAGAGGATGTGGGTGGCAGCACATAGGAGCTAATGTGAATCTTGGTGCATACTATATTTGTGGAATTCCGACTGCTGCTATGTTGGGTTTCTGGCTGCAGCTGAGGGGAAGGGGCCTTTGGATTGGAATACAAACTGGTGCTATTGTTCAAGTAGTTTTGCTCTCTATCATAACAAGTTGTACAAATTGGGAAAAACAG